The DNA window AGGATCAGACCAGAATCAAGAGTTTAAGACGTGGGTATATAATAAGGCTGAGACTAACCTGGGGTATATGAAGCCCTGTCTtcaaaaaggagggaaaaaaaaggcaTAGCAGAAGAGTTTCATGACTCTTCTGAGTGATAAAGTGACATTAACTGAGATTATCACAAATTCTGTCTGATGTGGTACTTCAATAAAATGAAGTTGCTTGGTGTATAACTGATGGTGCGCTCACAGAGGTCCAGGTGTATAACTTGGTGTATAACTGATGGTGTGCTCACAGAGGTCCAGGTGTATAACTTGGTGTATGACTGATGGTGCGCTCACAGAGGTCCAGGTGTATAACTTGGTGTATGACTGATGGTGTGCTCACAAAGGTCCAGATGTATAACTTGGTGTATGACTGATGGTGTGCTCACAGAGGTCCAGGTGTATAACTTGGTGTATGACTGATGTTGCGCTCACAGAGGTCCAGGTGTATAACTTGGTGTATAACTGATGGTGCGCTCACAGAGGTCCAGGTGTATAACTTGGTGTATGACTGATGGTGCGCTCACAGAGGTCCAGGTGTATAACTTGGTGTATAACTGAGGGTGTGCTCACAGAAGTGCCAGGGAGCAGCAAGTACAGATGCTCACtaggattatgtttgtgtgttgatTGTAGATCGAGCTAAGAGGAGAAAGCTCAGGGAAGAACGAGCGTGGCTATTGGCTCAAGGCAAGGAGCTACCCCCAGAACTTTCCCATTTGGACCTGAATTCTCCcatgagggaaggaaagaagaccaAGGACATGTGAGTATTTAgtaacagcagcagtagcagctgGCCACCCTATGCGCCTCTCTCCTGCTGcagagcctgatgacctgagttgtaTCCTGGACCTACATGGTGTAGAGAAAGGACTactgcaaactgtcctctgataCATGGGCCATGATGGATCAGGagtacacacacaataaacaagCATAATTTGTAAAATGCATCAAGCTAGGCAGTGGTCAGGTGGATttttgtgagtttgaagtcatctCTGGTCTATAGAGCTAATTCTAGGACAGTtcaaactacacagagaaacactgtcttgaaaaaccaaaagcccCAACATTTAAAACTTTCTAGTGTTACAGAATCACTGgagtttgattcttagcactCACGTGGCAACTCACAAGTACCTTTAGCTCTAGGGGCATCTGACACATACAcatggttaaaaataaaattcttagttttaaaaagttaagtttcgggctggagagatggctcagtggttaagagcactgactgctcttccagaggtcctgagttcaaatctcagcaaccacatggtggctcacaaccctctataatgagatctgatgccctctttggttgtctgaagacatcaacagtgtactcatagaaattaaataaattttttttcaaaattacatCTCTCATTTAATCCTTGTAACAGAAAGGCCTGTTTGGGAGACAATGGCTTTGATGCTAAGAAAGCATAGCAAGTGCTAGTGGTAGACCTTAAAAACCAGACCTGACTCAAATGCAACGTGTACATACATACCCTTTAAGTGAGTCTCTTCCCTCCTTGTAGAACCCTGCTGGCACAGGAAAAGATGGTTCTTAATGTCCCAACATCTCAGTGACATCAGAATTGACTATTAATGGGACATTGTTTATTGGAAGTGCATTTTACGTTTGGCAGTGCTAGGTATTGAACCCCAGTACTTAATCATTTGCATGTAAGGCAGAGCTCTAGCCCTAAGACTCTAGGACTTACCATCTCACtccctcagcttcctcagtgctCGGGTTACAAAAGTGTACCACCATGTTTAGtaagtatttcattttttaaaatagttacCTTGGCTATTGCACAAAGTACCAGCAAGGCATGAAGGTATGCCGGAATAGAACCATGGCAGGGGAAATCAAGGTTTAAAAAGGAAAGTGCACGCTTTGAATCTCATCACtcactctgtgagttccaggccaacctgctGTAGATAGTttattccaggacagctagggctcatctcaaaaaacaaaaaaaaaaaaaacaaaaaaaacccaaaaacaattATTTCCATGTTTCCAGTCAGGGTGGCAATAACCCCAGCTCtgtagagactgaggcagaatctGAAATTTGAGTCAGCCTAGACTATATAACAATACCCTAACTTCATAAAAatagttaatattttatattatattaatagtTACAAAGTTATAATAAAGTTCTGGATCATTTAAGCCAGTCTGTCATTATAGGTGGAATTCATTGTAGGGAATCATAGTCCTCTTTTTGCTACGGTCACCATCTCCCATCCTTATGTTTCCAGTGAGTTGGGATCAGTGTTTGGACTTATGAAGAATAAAAAGTACTGCTCAATCTGTATTTGAACCAAAAAAAACTAAGGAAAAATGGTGGTCCCAGCTAAActacttttgtgttttgtgtttcacAGCTTTGAACTGGATGACGATTTCACAGCCATGTATAAAGGTTAGTTCCATTCTCAGCTGTGGCCTTCCTGATGAACATCTTTGCATAGGAATGGATCAGTTATATTCTCCTTTGTGGTTTTCAGTTCTAGATGTGGTGAAGGCTCACAAGGATTCCTGGCCCTTCTTGGAACCTGTGGATGAATCTTATGCCCCCAACTATTACCAGATTATTAAGGTATCTTTTAAATTGTACTTAAGCATCTGTATCTtgcttggattttatttttctatcgGACTAAGTACCGATGGTAACAGGCAGCTCTGTGGTGGTAGAAACTGTTTTACATCTTGGTGGCCAGCAAGAACTTAGGACTGGAAGTGGCTCATGGTATAACTCCTAAGGCCCCACCACACTTTAACTCACTCCTCCAGCTAAGCCCAACCTCCTAATGCTCTACAGCCTCATAAAGCCACACTTCTAGCTCAGAGGAGGACAAGCTAGTCAAACTCACTGTTCTAtaataagttaatttttttttccctcttgcttttctgcttcCTTACTatccaggagacagacagacacacgtacatacatgtacacatgcatgtgcgtaAGTGttgttaggttttgttttgtgacaggacaCCATGTTGTCTTGGGtaatctggaactcactatgtagaccagactgcctTCAAACTCGGAAAGATTTACTGCCTGCCCCTGTCTCCTGAGTtgtgggattaaaaatgtgtgctaGTTCTCTCAACTATACCAGACTCTTGGAGAGCTAAAAGGCCACTACTCTTCCTTACAGAAAGTGATTGGAGGGAGTATGTAGTTAATTGGTTTtatcttgttttgagacaaggcttcactCTGTTACCGAGGCTAGCCTGGAAGTCACTGTGTATGAAGGAGgcacaggctagcttcaaacttgtgtcagtccccttgagttccaatgctgggattaaagtcactaTGCCACTTACAGTGTTGTGTATTCTGTTTTAGATCCCCATGGATATTTCAAGCATGGAGAAGAAATTAAATGGAGGTTTATATTGTACCAAGGAGGAATTTGTAAATGACATGAAGACCATGTTCAGAAATTGCCGAAAGTACAATGGGGACAGTAGTGGTAGGTGGCTTGAGGGCCTTCTTACTGGACATGTCTTTTGCACTGTTACAGTGGAGATGAAATGCTCTCTACACGATATATTTTGTCCTTCAGACTTTACTATTGAGATGGAATCTCTGTAGTCAAGTTTatcttggattaaaaaaaatgtgtatgtttTATTGTGCCTGCTACCCACTGTTGGGTCCTCTAGATCTTGGAATTATATATCATAATTGTCAGCCACCACGTGAGTGTTGGAAAGcccaggtcctttgtaagagcaacaGTTAATCTGAACTACTTCTCCTGCCCTAACTTGAATTTTTGTCTCACCAAGTATTAGAATCTCTGCTGTGCCACCTTGCTGGTTTCCTATTTTGCCTTAGGCCTACAGACAGAATATATACTGAGTTCTCATTCACCCTTATGGATAGCAGAGAGAGGTCTGTCTGTGTTGTACTGGGCCTCCTTACCACAGACAGGATCAAATTCACCGTGAACTCATGTCATTCTGTTTACATAGAAGATGGGATCTCATGCCTCTTGGATGCTCAGCAAGCAGGGTACCACTGAGCAATGTCCCGGGCTGCTCccctccacctttttttttttttctttttttcagagctggggaccgaacccagggccttgcgcttgctaggcaagcgctctaccactgagctaaatccccaatcccccggGCTGCTCCCCTTAAACCATGCATTATAGCTTTCTAATGGTTAATGCATCAATACAAAAATGCTACAGCCTGTAAAACAAAGCAGTTTCAATTATAGCGTGTAATAGTTTTAGTAACTTAGCCTAAAGTGTTAAAATTCCACTAATTTGAAATAACATAGTATAGTTAATATGTGTCACAGCCATACAGCCTTGGGCAGAACACTTACAGAAACCAGATCTTCATATTGTATCTATAGATTTGCAATGTAATATTTTCCAGAGGTAAATTAAACTCAGAAGAGTATAGTGTTCCTTATTTTCCATAATTGTCTTTTGTGTCCAATAAAGTATGTACCCTGGTGGTCAGTCTTCTTGTCTTCCTTCTAGAATATACCAAGATGTCTGAAAATTTAGAGCGTTGTTTCCATCGGGCCATGACAAAACATTTTCCTGGTGAAGATGGAGACACAGATGAAGAATTTTGGATCAGAGAGGATGAAAAACGGGAAAAAAGGAGGAGTCGGGCTGGTCGAAGTAGTGGAAGCCACGTTTGGACGCGCTCCAGAGACACAGAAGGGTCCAGCAGGAAACAGCCACCAATGGAAAATGGAGGAAAATCATTGCCTCCGGCACGCCGAGCTGCCTCCTCAGGGGATGATCAGAGTAGCAGTTCTATACAACTCCCTCCAGAGGTGGGCACATCAAATGGCCGAGGCTTTTTCCACCCCCTGCACTATAGTAGGGTGCCTAGCCAGGCACCCCCTTTAAACCAGATGGTAAGAAAAACTCACCTTCTAAGGCAATGTCTCCAAGACACTGCATTTATAGGAATCTAAAGGCTAGTAACTTACAATCTTCAGATAATCATAGAgaagtgattctcaaccttcctaatgctgtatcCCTTTAATACCTTTAATCTCATGTTGTAATGACCcccaacattattttcattgctatttcataactgtatgaattctgctgttatgaatcttagTGTAAATGTCTGATTAGGCAGATAGGTGGTCCTAGGTGACCCCTTAAAGATTTAATGACCtgcaggttgaaaaccactgccatTGatagtttattttggtttggttttagttttagagacagggtctcatctaACACGAGATGACTTCAGACTTGCTGTATGTAGTAGAGGttttggctggccttgaacttttggtcctcttgtctctacctcaCAAATGAGATGGTTTTTCTATCGTATACCCTAGCCCTATGCTATCCTCTCTTCATTTAGACCCTCTTTTCTCTTAGTCCTTTGAATCGTGTATTCCCAAAGTGAGCAAAACTTGAAATTAGAAAGGTCTGATGATAGGGTTCTTATCAGTATTCCTGGCTACTTTGGAAGGCTATGTTTTGAGGATCACTTGAGTCCAGCGAGGCTAGCTTTGGGCCACATAGAGCTCGATCTCAAAAAGAAGCATAAAAGATATGAAGCACAGAACATAAACTCCATATTATGTTTAGAATGTTGAGATGTTGTTAGAAAGAGTTGGGGATGCAGCTCAGGTGGTAGAATCCTTACCTAGCATATATGAAAACGTGTTTGTTCCCAGCACAGCACACAGTGAGTGTTGTGGTTGCACACCTGTGATGTTAGCACGGAAGAGATGGAGACAGGCCCAGGGGGCAGacaggccttcaatcccagcactcgggaagcagacacagagaaaccctgtctcgaaaaacagagagggagagagggagacagacagatagtcagACAAGACAGAAGGATTAAGCTCAGTTACACAATAaggttgaagccagcctggcttCATGAGACCCTATGTTAAACATGTGTAAGTGAATAATAGAGAGATTGCTTAAAATTGCTCTAATTGTAGTGGGGAaggttattttgtgtgtgggttttttgtttttttgttgttttttttttttgtttttttgttttttgtttttttttgtttgtttggttttttttggaaaCGGTAAGAGAACAACTAGTCTTTTTCTTGGAGAGAGAAGCTGCTTTGGAATTGGAGGCTGTTCCTGGCCATGGTGCATACTAATATATTAATAGCAATCCTTAGGGAATCCCTTGTTTCTTTGATGATTCTTCCCTCACCCCCTTTCTGCTTTACTTATTGCTTTCAGAGGCCAGCAGCATCAGGAACATTTGGCTCTCTACAAGGATCAGATCCCACCAACTTACATGGCTCCTCTCGAATCCCAGAGGTACCCCCAGGAGAGCCCTTGCAGCACCCGCCCTTTGCTATACAGGTAAGCAGTCTGCAAAAAGGCAGCTGGGAAAGTCCTGCAGCAGTACTGGGAGAGAGCCTCTTACgtgtctgtctgttctgtgacccactcttctctcccttctgttGCCAGGCTCCAGTTGGAATTAGTAACCACCGAGGGTCCCGGCTCAGTGCTCCAGAAGAGAAGATGTGTGGGGGGCTGACACACCTTTCCAATATGGGATCACATGTCCCATCCTTGCAGCTTGGGCAGATGAATTGTAACAGTCAAGATGGAAACATATATCCACCAGCTCCATTCCAGGCAGGATTTATTCCTTCTCGGCATGGTGGGACTCCAGCCCGACCACCAGACTTTCCTGAAAGCTCTGAAATTCCTCCCAGTCACATTTATCACTCATACAAGTATCTGAATCGAGTACACCCTGCTGTTTGGAATGGGAACCATGGTACTACAAACCCTGGACGATTGGGGCCAGATGAGAAGCCCCTCGTGGGGCCAGGAGCCTCTCACCACCCTCATGCCCTTGGTCATATGATGGATGGCCGAGTGATGAGACAACCTATCCCACCAAACCAGTGGACTAAACAATCAAGCTTTCTACCTCCCGGAGTTCCTTCCTCGGGGTATATGCAGCCACCCTGTAAGTCTGCTGGACATCGATTGCAGCCACCTCCAACTCCAGCACCAAGTCCTCGGTTCAGAGGACCCTCCCAGGCCCTGCGGGGGGCACAAGGAGGGGAATCCATGATGGACAGCCCTGAGATGATTGCCATGCAGCAGCTCTCCTCCCGAGTCTGTCCCCCGGGTGTGCCTTACCACCCCCGCCAGCCCACTCCTCCCCAGTTACCTGGTCCCTTTCCGCAGGTAGCTCATTCTGCATCAGTATGTGTGTCAGCGCCCAAGCCTGCACTAGACAACCCTGGGAGTACACAGGAGATCAGCGAGACACAAGAGCCTGAGGGTGACCGAGGTAACTTACAGTGTCTTTGAATTTTTTCCCGACTTTTGTCTTTTCATGTAGAATATGGAGATAACATATAAAGTGATGTCAAGCCTTTCCCATAAACTATTCAAGTTCCGAATAACTGAAGTCCTTTTAGGTatagagatatcaaaaacaattcaTGAATTTACATGGATTACATACAGCTAAAAGGCACTTACATTTGAGAAACActtttaggtttgttttgttgttgtttcttttgttttgcttggttggtttttaaGAAAGAATTGCTCTGGCTCTGGGTCCTTTATAGAAGAGCAGACCAGCTTCCAACAAGATTCTCCATACCTCTACTTCTGAGGGATGTCCACCACCTCTTTTTGAGACGTTTTTATGTAAACTCATTTAATTATGTAGACTAATTAGCCTTTGCACAAGCTGTTGCCAAtattcttaggtttgttttgtttgtttttaattggagGAGGGTGCTTGTGGGGAGTCAGAGTATACCTTGTAGAGAGTTGGTTTTCTCTACTGTGTAAGTCTTGGGGACTGTATTCAGAttctcaggtttggcagcaagtgcctttaccagaCGAGCCATCCTGATTGCCCTGGTCTGGGCTCTTTCTGCATATCAAGCTCATTCGTGGTccctcatgcctctgcctcccaagtgctgggatcattggCTCTTAACACCAtgcccctcctctgtgtgtgtgtgtgtgtctgtgtgtgtctgtgtggtatttCATTTTGAGTTcaagaataattttatagtttaaaagaaaagccaCAGAACAACCTAGCTGTTAAGCGTCAGCTGCTATCCAAAGGAGAAGAATAGAGAAGGAAAACCATGTCATTTAATCTGGGATAGAAACTGTTAGACACATGGCGAATAGTGGCAatgctgtgaggagggaggctttAGAGAGTTAAGAGAGCCCtaaatgttgggggtggggatctTAAAAGTGTGCttagagaagagatagaagagcctGCTGTGGTGCCTTTTCCAAGTgtgtacctttaattccagcccttgggaggcagaggcaggtagatctctacaAAGTGACTTCTAGGACAGCTGGGTCTATTACACAGAAGCCCTATCtttggaaaaagaagagaagagatagaagaaaaagttacaCTTTTTCAGAATAATTCAGAAAATCTGCGACTGATAGCCCTGTAAGGCTGTTGTTCCTAATCTTCTACCCAGCATCTTTGTTTAAAGTTGAAAAATTGAGGACACAGTGGTTTGCTGTTCAATAGTGAGAAACTAATGCTTAGTTTGAGTCCATATAGGAGAGCAACATCATGCATGTTCTTTGTGTAGTTCATGTGTAAGTTGTGAGCCTTTGTCACTCCTTTGTTACTTTGTTACTGTgtgctccgtgtgtgtgtgtgtgtgtgtgtgtgtgtgtgtgtgtgtgtctgtctgtctgtctgtctgtctgtctgtctgtctgtctgtgtgtgtgtgtgtctgtgcgtgagCATGCGATGGCCTGTAGAGGtcgaaagagggcatcagattatGTGGAGCAGAAGTCACAGGTTGTTATGAGCTGCCATCTGAGTACtagaactgaatccaggtcctctgcaaaagcagtgagCACTCTGAACCCTGAACTGTCTGTCTATCCTCAGCACTGTCGTCTTAGATGGAGCACCTCATAGTACATTGTGACCATGACAGTCTTGAAAGTGATTGTTAtgaaatgttttcattgttttaattatttcttaatCATGTCTTGAACATAACTGTGGAGAACAATGAATTCTAATGGTTGAATTCTAATGAATTCTAACAGTTTTTCAGTAGTGTTGTTTAAAGGCCATAAAGATAAAacttgaaaaacagaaaggaatccTTTCTTGTGTGTATGCTTAGTATCTGATTTTGTTTAATACTTTGCTAGGGATATGACTCACTTGAACTTTTAGGGAAGATGATAAAAATTCCACATGAAATTGATACTAGAGcttaagcattttattttattttttcctggaaaaGGACCACATTCTCTTCCACATATCAGATTCCTCTACCTGGGAGTCCGGAATTATGGGTTATCTCTTGGCCTCTTTCTAATGTGAGTGGGACAACACAGGAGAGACCcagatgtatctttttttttttttttttttgtagcttaGATGTGTGCAGTGTTCTGCCTACAAAAGAATGTGCAGACCTTCAAACCATTGCACCTTTCAGAGACTCACAGCGTCACAGTCTCAGCCTTGACCCAGTTCATCTGGCTGCTTGCCAAGGTCCTCCATTACTCTATTCCTTGATGTTGCCATTTCAACATCAAGTTACTACTGTTCTGTTCTCCCCCAGCAGAGCCTGTGCCTGGACTTGAGGAGAAAGCAGCAAGCATTTGTTCTTCAGAAGGGCTATACCTCAAACAGCTACCTCACCCAGCACCTCCCTTGTCAGCCAGCTGTACCAGGCAAAGTTCACCACatgaaagggaaacagaggaCTCCCAACTCAAAAGTGATGCTTCAGACTCTGCAGACACTTACAAAGcatcaaagaataaaaatccTTGGCCTTTGGACAATAGCTACAACAGCGCAGCTGTGCAAGGAGCGCTCCATGGTGGCAGAGACCTCGCCATAGTGACAGAAAGAGGGAATCTACCTGAAAATGGGGTTGTTGGTGAGGCATCTCCCTGTAGATCAGAGGGGAAGGGCCTTGGTGGTAGCGGTTCAGAAAAGCCACTCTGCCCCAGGGGTAAAACATTGCAAGAAACCGTTCCATGTACAGGACAGAATGCAACTACACCTCCTTGCACAGATCCCAATTTGATGGCAGGCACTGTGAACCAGTTTTCTCCCTTATACATGCCTGGCATAGAATACTCTAACTCAGCTACACATTACCCTATGAGTCCAAGCTTGCAAGGCTTGGGCTCTATG is part of the Rattus norvegicus strain BN/NHsdMcwi chromosome 4, GRCr8, whole genome shotgun sequence genome and encodes:
- the Cecr2 gene encoding cat eye syndrome critical region protein 2 isoform X3; the protein is MCPEEGGAAGLGELRSWWEVPAIAHFCSLFRTAFRLPDFEIEELEAALHRDDVDFISDLIACLLQGCYQRRDITPQTFHSYLEDIINYRWELEEGKPNPLREASFQDLPLRTRVEILHRLCDYRLDADDVFDLLKGLDADSLRVEPLGEDNSGALYWYFYGTRMYKEDPVQGRSNGELSLSRESERQKNVSNVPGKTGKRRGRPPKRKKLQEEIISSEKQEENSLTSDLQTRNGSRGPGQGTWWLLCQTEEEWRQVTESFRERTSLRERQLYKLLSEDFLPEICNMIAQKETPMLTKIEKQKRKEEEEERQLLLAVQKKEQEQMLKEERKRELEEKVKAVEDRAKRRKLREERAWLLAQGKELPPELSHLDLNSPMREGKKTKDIFELDDDFTAMYKVLDVVKAHKDSWPFLEPVDESYAPNYYQIIKIPMDISSMEKKLNGGLYCTKEEFVNDMKTMFRNCRKYNGDSSEYTKMSENLERCFHRAMTKHFPGEDGDTDEEFWIREDEKREKRRSRAGRSSGSHVWTRSRDTEGSSRKQPPMENGGKSLPPARRAASSGDDQSSSSIQLPPEVGTSNGRGFFHPLHYSRVPSQAPPLNQMRPAASGTFGSLQGSDPTNLHGSSRIPEVPPGEPLQHPPFAIQAPVGISNHRGSRLSAPEEKMCGGLTHLSNMGSHVPSLQLGQMNCNSQDGNIYPPAPFQAGFIPSRHGGTPARPPDFPESSEIPPSHIYHSYKYLNRVHPAVWNGNHGTTNPGRLGPDEKPLVGPGASHHPHALGHMMDGRVMRQPIPPNQWTKQSSFLPPGVPSSGYMQPPCKSAGHRLQPPPTPAPSPRFRGPSQALRGAQGGESMMDSPEMIAMQQLSSRVCPPGVPYHPRQPTPPQLPGPFPQVAHSASVCVSAPKPALDNPGSTQEISETQEPEGDRAEPVPGLEEKAASICSSEGLYLKQLPHPAPPLSASCTRQSSPHERETEDSQLKSDASDSADTYKASKNKNPWPLDNSYNSAAVQGALHGGRDLAIVTERGNLPENGVVGEASPCRSEGKGLGGSGSEKPLCPRGKTLQETVPCTGQNATTPPCTDPNLMAGTVNQFSPLYMPGIEYSNSATHYPMSPSLQGLGSMMGAKSPGSQPQSFSPRSFQANGPHPGLFPRYRPQQGMRYSYQPSSQPSYHPYQRTPYYTCPQGFSDWQRSLPSQRSPSGPPGSHPPRPLFSDKNALTSLQGCETLNAALTSPTQMDAVAAKVVPPDGHNSGPEEEKMDESMERPESPKEFLDLDNHNAATKRQSSLSTNDYLYGAPPPPLSSGMTFGSSAFPPHSVMLQTGSPYTPQRSASHFQPRAYASPVPAHPPPHPVATQPNGLSPEGPLYCCQEEGLGHFQAAMMEQTGTGSGIRGSFQDAHRPPGLQMHPIQSQSLFPKTPAPAASPEQLPPHKAPTLPLDQS
- the Cecr2 gene encoding cat eye syndrome critical region protein 2 isoform X2 produces the protein MCPEEGGAAGLGELRSWWEVPAIAHFCSLFRTAFRLPDFEIEELEAALHRDDVDFISDLIACLLQGCYQRRDITPQTFHSYLEDIINYRWELEEGKPNPLREASFQDLPLRTRVEILHRLCDYRLDADDVFDLLKGLDADSLRVEPLGEDNSGALYWYFYGTRMYKEDPVQGRSNGELSLSRESERQKNVSNVPGKTGKRRGRPPKRKKLQEEIISSEKQEENSLTSDLQTRNGSRGPGQGTWWLLCQTEEEWRQVTESFRERTSLRERQLYKLLSEDFLPEICNMIAQKGKRPQRTKPELQHRFMSDHLSIKSTKLEETPMLTKIEKQKRKEEEEERQLLLAVQKKEQEQMLKEERKRELEEKVKAVEDRAKRRKLREERAWLLAQGKELPPELSHLDLNSPMREGKKTKDIFELDDDFTAMYKVLDVVKAHKDSWPFLEPVDESYAPNYYQIIKIPMDISSMEKKLNGGLYCTKEEFVNDMKTMFRNCRKYNGDSSEYTKMSENLERCFHRAMTKHFPGEDGDTDEEFWIREDEKREKRRSRAGRSSGSHVWTRSRDTEGSSRKQPPMENGGKSLPPARRAASSGDDQSSSSIQLPPEVGTSNGRGFFHPLHYSRVPSQAPPLNQMRPAASGTFGSLQGSDPTNLHGSSRIPEVPPGEPLQHPPFAIQAPVGISNHRGSRLSAPEEKMCGGLTHLSNMGSHVPSLQLGQMNCNSQDGNIYPPAPFQAGFIPSRHGGTPARPPDFPESSEIPPSHIYHSYKYLNRVHPAVWNGNHGTTNPGRLGPDEKPLVGPGASHHPHALGHMMDGRVMRQPIPPNQWTKQSSFLPPGVPSSGYMQPPCKSAGHRLQPPPTPAPSPRFRGPSQALRGAQGGESMMDSPEMIAMQQLSSRVCPPGVPYHPRQPTPPQLPGPFPQVAHSASVCVSAPKPALDNPGSTQEISETQEPEGDREPVPGLEEKAASICSSEGLYLKQLPHPAPPLSASCTRQSSPHERETEDSQLKSDASDSADTYKASKNKNPWPLDNSYNSAAVQGALHGGRDLAIVTERGNLPENGVVGEASPCRSEGKGLGGSGSEKPLCPRGKTLQETVPCTGQNATTPPCTDPNLMAGTVNQFSPLYMPGIEYSNSATHYPMSPSLQGLGSMMGAKSPGSQPQSFSPRSFQANGPHPGLFPRYRPQQGMRYSYQPSSQPSYHPYQRTPYYTCPQGFSDWQRSLPSQRSPSGPPGSHPPRPLFSDKNALTSLQGCETLNAALTSPTQMDAVAAKVVPPDGHNSGPEEEKMDESMERPESPKEFLDLDNHNAATKRQSSLSTNDYLYGAPPPPLSSGMTFGSSAFPPHSVMLQTGSPYTPQRSASHFQPRAYASPVPAHPPPHPVATQPNGLSPEGPLYCCQEEGLGHFQAAMMEQTGTGSGIRGSFQDAHRPPGLQMHPIQSQSLFPKTPAPAASPEQLPPHKAPTLPLDQS
- the Cecr2 gene encoding cat eye syndrome critical region protein 2, with translation MCPEEGGAAGLGELRSWWEVPAIAHFCSLFRTAFRLPDFEIEELEAALHRDDVDFISDLIACLLQGCYQRRDITPQTFHSYLEDIINYRWELEEGKPNPLREASFQDLPLRTRVEILHRLCDYRLDADDVFDLLKGLDADSLRVEPLGEDNSGALYWYFYGTRMYKEDPVQGRSNGELSLSRESERQKNVSNVPGKTGKRRGRPPKRKKLQEEIISSEKQEENSLTSDLQTRNGSRGPGQGTWWLLCQTEEEWRQVTESFRERTSLRERQLYKLLSEDFLPEICNMIAQKGKRPQRTKPELQHRFMSDHLSIKSTKLEETPMLTKIEKQKRKEEEEERQLLLAVQKKEQEQMLKEERKRELEEKVKAVEDRAKRRKLREERAWLLAQGKELPPELSHLDLNSPMREGKKTKDIFELDDDFTAMYKVLDVVKAHKDSWPFLEPVDESYAPNYYQIIKIPMDISSMEKKLNGGLYCTKEEFVNDMKTMFRNCRKYNGDSSEYTKMSENLERCFHRAMTKHFPGEDGDTDEEFWIREDEKREKRRSRAGRSSGSHVWTRSRDTEGSSRKQPPMENGGKSLPPARRAASSGDDQSSSSIQLPPERPAASGTFGSLQGSDPTNLHGSSRIPEVPPGEPLQHPPFAIQAPVGISNHRGSRLSAPEEKMCGGLTHLSNMGSHVPSLQLGQMNCNSQDGNIYPPAPFQAGFIPSRHGGTPARPPDFPESSEIPPSHIYHSYKYLNRVHPAVWNGNHGTTNPGRLGPDEKPLVGPGASHHPHALGHMMDGRVMRQPIPPNQWTKQSSFLPPGVPSSGYMQPPCKSAGHRLQPPPTPAPSPRFRGPSQALRGAQGGESMMDSPEMIAMQQLSSRVCPPGVPYHPRQPTPPQLPGPFPQVAHSASVCVSAPKPALDNPGSTQEISETQEPEGDRAEPVPGLEEKAASICSSEGLYLKQLPHPAPPLSASCTRQSSPHERETEDSQLKSDASDSADTYKASKNKNPWPLDNSYNSAAVQGALHGGRDLAIVTERGNLPENGVVGEASPCRSEGKGLGGSGSEKPLCPRGKTLQETVPCTGQNATTPPCTDPNLMAGTVNQFSPLYMPGIEYSNSATHYPMSPSLQGLGSMMGAKSPGSQPQSFSPRSFQANGPHPGLFPRYRPQQGMRYSYQPSSQPSYHPYQRTPYYTCPQGFSDWQRSLPSQRSPSGPPGSHPPRPLFSDKNALTSLQGCETLNAALTSPTQMDAVAAKVVPPDGHNSGPEEEKMDESMERPESPKEFLDLDNHNAATKRQSSLSTNDYLYGAPPPPLSSGMTFGSSAFPPHSVMLQTGSPYTPQRSASHFQPRAYASPVPAHPPPHPVATQPNGLSPEGPLYCCQEEGLGHFQAAMMEQTGTGSGIRGSFQDAHRPPGLQMHPIQSQSLFPKTPAPAASPEQLPPHKAPTLPLDQS